In the genome of Palaemon carinicauda isolate YSFRI2023 chromosome 13, ASM3689809v2, whole genome shotgun sequence, one region contains:
- the LOC137652288 gene encoding uncharacterized protein, whose amino-acid sequence MLDCVFCGKPIHNGEALTKLTQKGCDGIARACVERNETVAVAPGQQIHTLCRNNFINPNCIQRDKRKLDEEDNQSNDNRFSLRSATPTHSIKDHCVFCGVGDRYNGRKTDYKLISVRTKIYSKSIMECCDKRNDSWSETVKARLVVAGEDLFAAEGVYHKACDSNFRKGNQIPQFLSCTKNEYGTSAKKIKVGCPGDSEKESAFLKAVENLEANDVEQTTVNDIITKMAELLGPNCEPYTFKHTKKMLQKHFGDSILITEINGTENVVTFRRKAQSILNNFYQQSRQLDCELEKLRMVEAAANLIKSDIRSIIQSKELYPSTLEMASTEKTLSYLPNSLKRFLDVLFVGKEKNLKISSVGQAMMQATRPSDDDRDILGM is encoded by the coding sequence ATGCTTGACTGTGTGTTCTGTGGCAAGCCAATTCACAATGGTGAGGCGCTGACAAAGCTGACGCAAAAGGGATGTGATGGAATTGCAAGGGCCTGTGTTGAACGGAATGAAACTGTTGCTGTGGCACCTGGACAACAAATACATACATTGTGTCGCAATAATTTCatcaatccaaattgcatacaaagAGACAAACGTAAGCTTGACGAAGAGGACAATCAATCGAATGACAATCGTTTTAGTCTCCGTTCAGCAACTCCAACCCATTCTATCAAGGACCATTGCGTATTCTGTGGTGTAGGCGATAGATACAATGGGAGGAAGACAGACTATAAACTCATTTCAGTGCGaacaaaaatatattccaaaagtaTCATGGAATGTTGTGATAAACGCAATGACTCATGGTCTGAGACAGTGAAAGCAAGATTAGTTGTTGCTGGAGAAGACCTTTTTGCAGCTGAGGGTGTCTATCACAAGGCTTGTGACTCGAACTTTAGAAAGGGCAATCAGATACCACAGTTCCTCAGCTGTACAAAAAATGAGTACGGCACcagtgcaaaaaaaataaaagttggatgCCCAGGGGATTCAGAAAAAGAATCTGCTTTCCTTAAAGCTGTTGAAAATTTAGAAGCAAATGATGTAGAACAGACAACTGTCAACGATATAATCACAAAGATGGCAGAACTATTAGGACCCAATTGTGAACCGTATACGTTTAAACATACGAAAAAAATGCTTCAGAAACACTTTGGTGACAGCATTTTGATAACTGAGATTAATGGTACTGAAAATGTTGTGACATTCAGGCGTAAGGCACAATCTATACTCAACAATTTCTATCAGCAATCAAGGCAGCTTGACTGTGAGTTAGAAAAGTTACGAATGGTAGAGGCAGCCGCCAACTTAATTAAGAGCGACATAAGGTCAATCATTCAGTCCAAGGAGTTATATCCGAGTACACTTGAGATGGCTTCAACTGAGAAGACTCTGTCATATCTACCAAATTCATTGAAACGTTTTCTTGATGTCCTATTTGTTGGAAAGGAGAAGAATTTAAAGATAAGCTCAGTTGGTCAAGCAATGATGCAGGCAACCCGCCcttcagatgatgatcgtgatatcttgggcatgtga